The DNA segment TGCTGCATAATGGACAGGAGCTGCTCACTGCGTTTTTGGATGTTGATCTGCTCTTCTTTCAGCTTCTCCTGCTCGTGAAGCACCTCCTCCTGTGTACACAAACatccataaaacacacacacacacacacacacacacacacacacatttatggaTCATATGGTCCATGGTGGCATACGTCAAAGGTAGTGATGCACCGATCATTTTTCTGAATGGTTTTCATTCATCTTTTCACTTCGTTTTTttcttaaatcatttatttatatattttttatttgtaaggcCATCATCATTCATATAAATGTAATTACTAGTAactactagtaatgcccccaacactaggcgcatgcctcctccaatacatttgaagtcagaccCAAGTcagaagagagcaccatctactgtagcCATTCATAAAGAGCatggcctattgtgctctctcgggctccggctgctgatggcgaagcagcatgatctaGAAACTTATCACAGACACCAAAAGtggttttttttaaacaattttggtcatttttttcattccagaatattcagtgcatctctaCTTTATGGTATCAATTGCATTTGTAGTTCTAAGTATATTGATCTGAAAATGTATTGATTTCTGGAGAACTGGTTGCACCATTAATCTTTGTGTTGTCTTAAAGGTGATTAAGAAAAAtcacccaccaccatgcttaacagcagAGAATACCCActaaattctatatatttttacataccCTTATTTAACATTAGAcatttgttgtttttaaacaaCACTGATATACAGCATATATACCTTGGCTGAAACTGAGACCAAACCAACTGAGCCTTTGGCACCAATGACCCAGTAGTTCTGTTTTAGAGTTATTTTGGTAGGTACAGATTTATCTAACTAACAAGTTTTACTTAGGCTAAAACAGTCTAACTCTACCTAACAGGCTAAGAAAACTCTAGCATATAAGTTTAACTTAGCCTTAGAATATTACCTCTGGATAGTTCTAGCTACCAAGTTTACCTCAGACTAACTTAAAATAAGTAAGTTTGACTTAGAATAAAGCAAGCAACGTCTTTACCATCAGGTTTACCTCACACTGAGAAAAGGTAACTTTAGCTAACAAGTTTAGCTTATAGTAAAACAGGCTGACTCTAGCTAACTGGTTTACCTCAGACTAACTTTAATTAACATGCATGAATCAGAAAAAAAGCTTAGCTAGCTGGTTTACCTAAGGCTAAGAAAAGGTAACTCTAGTTAATACTAGTAACTCTAGCTACCTTTTACATAACAATCTGTCAGCAATGGGTAAGACTTGAAGCTAAATAATGTACTTCTTAGAAGTGGTGtcaacaaacatttggacataatgTGTAGATGATAACATTATATGACAGTACTTGCAAcagaattataaaataataattgacagtagttaagacattattaatcattacatatTTGGTAATTTGGTAATGTCTTAATTTCTTATTATCTGTAACATTGTTAAGCATTACAATGTAGtaatgttatttaagtaattgtgTTTTAGCAATAATAGTCATAAGTACTGATATGAATGTCCTTATTGTAAAATGTCTAGGTTGTCTTGGGGTATTTTTTTTGAGACTACACCAGGATTAAATCGCACTGCATATACAGATGAAGATAATGAATAGCAGGTTGAAACGTCATCACTGAGGAGTCAGACGTTGGGGGAGTAAAAATAGAAGGCCTCCAGTGAAAGATGGCCGCCGCAGGTCCTCAGTGACTGTTTGCGGTTACACACCCTGAGTTTACACAGCTCCTTCCTCTCCCTGTCGTTCTCTTCAGCTCGAGCTCGCAGCCAGGCCTTGTTCTGAACCCTGTGCCTCTCCAGCATTTCCTGAAGTTCCTGTTCAACCAGAACCACAAACCAGCTTCCTTCAACCATTGTTATTTTATAAAGCACTGTATTCAAAAAAGAAAGTTTAAAAATgactattttatataatatatgttacaatatttggtaacactttaaaataaggctcctttatatatatagtttacaaaggagttcattaatggttattaatgatGTTATaagccattaataagcagttacaacaaataAATGAAACGGCAACAGTGGGGGAGCTCTGAGTGGTCAAGCagactaaagcactgccactatgatcgggagaatgctggtttgaatccctgtcatgcagcttgccattagctgccagagtcctgagagagcacaattggtcttgctctctctgggtgggtacagtagatggtgctctttctcctcttcactcctagggtgatgtggatcagcacaaggctgcgtctgtgagctgatgtatcagaacagagtcgctgcactttccggcaatgttgcatcagcagcagttcaaataataactttattcatttaactataataacatctataataaatgactaaactgactttctctattcttttattagatatgttaaaaagttattttcactgttgttctttACTGTAATGTGTTACaagtgattattaatgtttttaacgtatttacaacttaatttataattaatcattaatacatttctgtataaactatttaaaaaccctttataaaaggagtattatttttaagtggtacccaGTATTTCAATGATTATTGATTTGATGAACTTTTGGCATTTTTAGCAAGAATTTTACAGACAAATGAATAAGTGTACCTGTGTCTGCTTCTGGTGATGCTCATCGTGAGCCTGTCTCTCGCACTGCAGCTCTTCTGCAGCTTGTGAAAGCTCAGACTTTTCTCTGTTTCCAGAGAAAAAGAAACACCATGAGTGATACAGTATATTTCACAATCTGCTGCAAGAGGAAGCACACAGTAACAGACTGGAcgaacacacattttcagaaaatCTCCTGAAGTTCCTCAAACTTTATTACAGCATCACTGACACTGTATAAAGTACTGAATTATGCTGAATAATATGATCAATATACTGAAAATGGATTTATCTTTCACCAGCTACATTTGACACCAGTTTAGTACCTGTCCAGTTTGCGGAACTCCTCGTCTAAAATGTTGAAAGCTCGCTGGATCATGCTCATTGCCTCATCGCGAACTGCGGTGAAATCTCGATGGCCTGTGGGCTGAACAATAGAAACCACAGGTTTTGAAATGCATTGACTACAGTAGATCTGCCTGATATGCTCAAAATATGATGACAATatattttcatttcttttattaatttaccCAGAAAGTCATTAAGAACAGCGATTCTTAACTGGTGGGTCGAGACCCAAAGGTGGGTCGCGGACCTTTTCTGGGCAGGTCttggacagcttgtaaaaaataaatacatttaaaaaatagggGGGAGAGTGCGTGAACAAATATCAAAGTGTTGGCTGGGAAAAGTCCACTAATAAAGttgaaaagttttaaaaagttgaaGTTGGTGGGGGTGTCCTGCTCGGACGGAAATTTTCATCAGTGTACAGTAATTTTAAACgtacaaaaaatttaaaaaaataaaaacgtccattttactaaaaaaatagcACGTATCGggccaaaaagaacaaaaaacgtAATTCAGAATAGTTCCTATGGTCTAGCAAAATTcagaatgcagagatatgcagaaaagtaaaatatcaatataattttgtgttcatttattataataacttttatacatgtagttgtcatgttccttctcagtttttatttaaaaattaaatttaaatttactttgcattcatatatatgtatgttcaaATAGgtttttaaaggcttttttttttttatttgtttggtttgtattttataaaagtgAGTCACAACTTAATGATCAAGGAGACATTGTGGGTCCTGGACTGAGACCAAGTGGAGAACCTCCAATAAAGAACattttcttatttacaataataGCCTGGCAGATTGCAGAATCTACCTGAGAtggagctttaatatagtcttcaatattacatttacaatgtaaaaaaatcattaaaagaaataaaacacataaaatgagaagaggtgtgcctcattttatttttggtaataaatgtttttattttattacaggatCTATCATATTTTACCCCACTCAAAACAGTGAGAAGATGAATTCACCTGCGCTGACTCTGATCTCTCGATCTTCGTTAGGGGCGGAGTCTCGCTCAGCTCGTACTTCACATTGGGAACCTTCGTCGGTACAAAGCTGCacagatgttcacacacacacacatgttctcaAATCACAGCTGAAAATAGCTCTCGCATGAAACTAAGAATGAAACCAGAGCTTTGTGTTCATATTTGCATAAAAAGAGCCATTTTGGGTTCAGTTCCAGGTAATGACATcactctgactccagctgctgtcTTCATTATTgggtcattatcaaaatactcaaatttgtgggtaacactttacaaaaatggtacattaattaacacttaaaaatattaacattaaaaatatcaattaacaaataattattaattgacactagttttaagcattttaataatcattacaatatttctaacttttgtctcaattcattattaattacaaaatgtttaaggattaaaatgtagtaatgtttaattaGGTATTAACTAGTGTCCATTTGTAATTAGTTAAGATATTAATTGACCATTTAATAAATAACCACTCTTATTTGTGGCtcatattgtaaagtgttaccaatttgtCAAACAGTTGCTTGAGACTTTTAATTCTTTTGAATATTTATCATGTTTATATGCCTTCATATTACacaaaaatcatattttccattttattcacattttattttcactttcaTGCATGCACCCACACTGTTACAGCACACTGtgcgacagggtggacaattttagtttaataaaaaatatgatttaatgaAAATGTGGTTGATATAAAGCTGCAGACATTATTCTGTTTCATAGATTtttgattttctattttattattatgtactatttatagtaaatagtatgtgttttataattatttaagatattttaccATTACAGTGTGGACTAAAACCTTAACATTAATATCTGTaagaaatttaaacaactatgctgcttCATTGACCCTATCAATATCATAATTAAGGTGCTATAACACTTCTTATGAGTCCTGTGATTAAGAATGTAAAGATACCCACCTGTTGCTGACCCCCTGAAGCCCAAACTCAGACAGAATCTCCTTCATAACTGTATGAAGAACAGAAAGAGAATGTGGGTTTATTgtctatttttaatatttagattATACTAAGCATAATAAGTGATGGTAAAGGAATCTCACCTGGCTGTCTCTCTGATGGGTTTATTAATTTCATTATCTTTAAGTCACCGAATTCCTGTTCTTCATTTTTGCCACCAAATATGTATatctaaagaaaataaatatatatttatttaacacacaTTACAGCCTTACAGCTGattattaaataatgattatATTGTGACTGTAGTGCAATTTGAAGGTCGCTGACCTGGTTTATTACTTACTCCctcccttactcactcactcttgTTTAGCAGGCTAAATATTCTACACAAGGGGGCCTATTCCCAAGGTTTTTGCACTGTTTGACAGTTTAAAGGTTATTGACCTGCTTTatgactcactcactcatttactcgtGTTTAGCAGGCTAAAGATTCTACAAAAGGAGCTGCTATTAATATTGGGAGTCTATTTTATTACAAAGGCCTCATTAAATACCTATTCACACTGATTCTTTTTTGAAAGGTTTAAAAAACTAACATACGTACATTAACATAGTCCTTGACACCAAATCTGAAACTGATGGACTGCATCTTTGTGGACTGTGCATATTTTTCAATCGTCTGctctattttatttgatttacagtaaaattagGCTGACCAATAGAAGCTCTGTTGATAAAACAAATGAGCATCAAGATGGCGGCAGAACAGCTCGACTTGTTCAGAGCTGATTTGTGATTGGTTGATGCTTTTTGAAAATCTATTGGCATATTAGTGGTAATGATCATGTCATTATGTCCTTTGTTAGAATATTTTTGACcaaatatctgaatttttggcATGgattttttgacataatgtatataaataaatctgaagGTTGTCTTTATATTATAAAGATAATATACtcttgtatatttaaaataagctGCACAGAGAACAAAACACGCTCAGAAACGTACATGACTATGCAGGATAAATGCTGCATGACTGAAGCGTCCCGTCGGAGGAATCCCCACATAAAGTGGTACCTTCCACTTCATCTTTGCTTAAAAGAGTCAAATAAGAGCAGAAAGGAGAGATGTGTTTATATTTGCTGAGgaataaatcaaattttattcAATGAGCTGCAAACAGTGACATCTACCGATGCTTAACTTGTGGATTTCATTGGTTGCAGAGACGGTTCCATCAGGGCCAGTAACTGTTCCCCCAAACAGGTAGATATCCTGcattaaacagagacagaggactTTTATCATTAATTCTTATTTAACCTTAATAATAAAGGGTAAAATGGGACAAAGGACATGGCCAAGAACATACAGCATTTTCTGGGGTTCAGCTGCTTAACTGTTTATGTGGTAAAATCggaaattaacatatttatgcCTGAGCTCAGATGTTGCAGACCTTGTCGTGGTGAGCTGTAAAGGTCTGTCCAGTGCACGATATTGGTGAATCTCCCTTAACCTCATTCTTCTGCCACACCAGGGTCTCTAAAGAGGGGGAGCACAGGCGTCTCAGTGGTGTGCTGaggcactgctgatgtaaatcatgtttaaaaatggaaaaaaaaaataatagtttacCTGTATTTAGGATGTGAATATCTTTGTGGTAGGACCCGTCCTCTCCACATCCACCAAACACAAAGATCTGCTCATTCACTACAGCGCACATGTGGTTATACCTATAAACAGAATATGAATAGCACAATTGTGTAAGAAAGCACTTTGCACCACCAACTatcagcagagggcctggacactgcagtGGAAGAGCTGGTGTATGTAGaccaaaaaactccaagtcccagaatccccagcggtaatcaGCACAGACCAGGCTCAGCTGTATCATGCAGCataaaaacctcaaccaaacctcagttctctgtcgcacctttgtagagtggTGACCGGTAACAATGGgtaacagagaaaaaagaaagaaaaaaaaggaaatctaaaaaaaaagttctcaaaagaaagcaaaaggcTCACAAAGAAATAGATTCTAAAAGAAAGACACACAACAGAaaagaatctttaaaaaaagataaaaacatacGTTTCTACATTTTGTTAAGTTTATTTGTCTCTATGtcctttgtttgagccatgccatgtggcatgTCCTTTGTTTGCCACTTTTCCTTATTTTAAAACCTTTATATTGTCTGACACAATCATAGCGCTATGAAACAGAATAcaattttttttgctgtgtataaGTATATAAATCTCCTTGAAAAActattcaaaatattaaaaaatgttgacatatatgcttatactaagcaaaaaaatctgcaaaaGGTGTAAGCTAAACTTTTTAGTaagttttcttaaaataagcttaTCT comes from the Astyanax mexicanus isolate ESR-SI-001 chromosome 20, AstMex3_surface, whole genome shotgun sequence genome and includes:
- the zmp:0000001301 gene encoding uncharacterized protein zmp:0000001301 isoform X2, with amino-acid sequence MALASGHWVEKETEGLPPSPRSGHAVAVAGNIAFLHGGVSTMNSEEAGPLYLNDFYMITVSPARVSWESMPQNGVVPAAREGHTLCVIKGKLYLLGGSAHPDATECLPGVHCFDIVTLRWEKLATGGVPLKTLRHSSAALGDNIYVYGGILYGVPTDDLMMFNTVSMIWTPIKTTGTSPSARYNHMCAVVNEQIFVFGGCGEDGSYHKDIHILNTETLVWQKNEVKGDSPISCTGQTFTAHHDKDIYLFGGTVTGPDGTVSATNEIHKLSIAKMKWKVPLYVGIPPTGRFSHAAFILHSHIYIFGGKNEEQEFGDLKIMKLINPSERQPVMKEILSEFGLQGVSNSFVPTKVPNVKYELSETPPLTKIERSESAQPTGHRDFTAVRDEAMSMIQRAFNILDEEFRKLDREKSELSQAAEELQCERQAHDEHHQKQTQELQEMLERHRVQNKAWLRARAEENDRERKELCKLREEVLHEQEKLKEEQINIQKRSEQLLSIMQQFKGM
- the zmp:0000001301 gene encoding uncharacterized protein zmp:0000001301 isoform X1 is translated as MTSHPPLKYSISLQPYSQPLFFYRSGHAVAVAGNIAFLHGGVSTMNSEEAGPLYLNDFYMITVSPARVSWESMPQNGVVPAAREGHTLCVIKGKLYLLGGSAHPDATECLPGVHCFDIVTLRWEKLATGGVPLKTLRHSSAALGDNIYVYGGILYGVPTDDLMMFNTVSMIWTPIKTTGTSPSARYNHMCAVVNEQIFVFGGCGEDGSYHKDIHILNTETLVWQKNEVKGDSPISCTGQTFTAHHDKDIYLFGGTVTGPDGTVSATNEIHKLSIAKMKWKVPLYVGIPPTGRFSHAAFILHSHIYIFGGKNEEQEFGDLKIMKLINPSERQPVMKEILSEFGLQGVSNSFVPTKVPNVKYELSETPPLTKIERSESAQPTGHRDFTAVRDEAMSMIQRAFNILDEEFRKLDREKSELSQAAEELQCERQAHDEHHQKQTQELQEMLERHRVQNKAWLRARAEENDRERKELCKLREEVLHEQEKLKEEQINIQKRSEQLLSIMQQFKGM